The genome window CATGGAGTCTGACCTTGCTCAGCACCTGTTCAATCGTCCAGGGGTAGTTCCCCCAGTGGCGGTTCAACCAGCCGACCAGGCCTCCGCCGAGCCCACACACCAGGAAGGGATACCAACGACCAAACGCATTATCACCGTGTAAGTAGGAGTGCCAGACCAGCTCAATTAGCCAGTTGACAAAATTAAGGTAGCTTGCCGTGGCAACCCCAATCACGAAGCTCCAAACGATAGCATATATTCCAAGGTTGAGTTGGCGTTTCCACTGTTTTTTCATTTGCTATTCTGCCCCCGCTTTGCCAAATTGTCCTTCTAACCGTTGCAAGTCGCGCAAGAAGCTAGCAACGAGCCGCAAGTCCTGGGAAGAATACTTCTTTAGTAGCGCGGCTTCAATGTTTGTCCTGATCGATTCGTGCATTTCGTCGTGGGCAGCAGCTACCTGTCTTCCCTGGGGAGTCAAAGAGTAGTAAATTTTCTTTTGGTCATCTGGCCGCTTATTGGCCCGTACCAAATCATACTCCAATAATTTTTGGGCCGCCCGGGTAACCCCACCGCGGGTAACCCTAATTTTCTGGGCAAGTTCAATTCCAGTCAGCGGAGCATCTTCCAGGGCCGAAAGGATGTGGAGGGCGACTAACGAGAGTCTGGTCACGGTCTCCTGAAGATTCTCGTTAGCTAGATGGTGCTGGAGCCATTGCTGTTCGTACGACCCACGTGGATTCTCGTGGGCTGCCCGGAGTTCCTGGATAGCCCGATAGATTTCATCAGTAGCAGTAGTCATAAAAATACGTTCACCAGCCTTTTTTTACTGATTATATCAAAAATGCTGTGCAAGCGTTTCGGCTTGGGTGAGCGCCTGCTTTAAAATCGCCGCTCGCTGGTCATGGTGGGCGTCAGCACCTTCAATGAAGAGCTTTGTAACGTCCTTAATACTGTAGAACTTCATCATGTTAGTTAGGTAAGTATCGCCCAGGTCCTGTAACGCACAGCTTTCCTTGCTTTGAATCCCCAAGGCCTTGCGAACCAAGAATTTGACAATCCCCCACTTACCGCTTCGGTGGTATTCACTCCCCGCCGCCTGAATATGCAGGGCTTTCTTTCCCTCCAGCAAGCCGACCGGCCCCTTTGACGTGTACTTGAAAGTTTTATGGGCTACCGCTGTCAGATCAAGGTACTGCTTCATTTCAGCCGGCAGAAAGTGATTGTACATCGGGTTGACAAAAACGTACTTGTCAGCATTGATAAACTCGTCCAGCCATTCCTCGTGGCGCTTTAGCAGCGCCTTTTCTTCCCCGGTCATTGGCTCATCAAACTTTTGCTTTCGCCAGGCTTCCATCGTCACATCGTTCAGCGGGGGAACGCCGCCCGCAGCATACAAGTCCCGGATGATGATTTGGTCGTTGGAGTGACTTTGCCGGTAGGAATCAATGAAATGCTGACTAACCGTCAGTGACAAGCTGTTTGAAGTATGCGGATGGGCTTGAATTACTAATAACGTACTCATGATTAATCTCTCCTTTATTGACTAGCAACATAAATCAATTGTAGTTTATCATCATTTTGTTGAGTGTCAACAAAATCGTAGTTGAGAATATTTGGCGGATTTACCCTTTAATTCTGGTCGAGATATGATAAAATGCTACTATCAAGACGGATTATCCGGCAATAATGTTCGGATTTTGCTGATCAGACAGGGAGAATAGAATGAATAACGATATTGAACAGGTCTTATACAGTCAAGAAGAAGTTAACCAGCGAATCGACGAACTCGCGGCAATCCTCACCGCTAAGTACCAGGGTGAATTTCCAGTCGTCGTACCGGTAATGACTGGGGCAATGATGTTTGCGACCGAGTTGATGAAGCGCCTGCCATTCAAGCTCAACATTGATTACGTTGATGTATCCAGTTATGAGGATAACTCCCAATCATCAGGACGGGTGCGCCTGCTCCGGGACCTTTCCCATGACGTGAATGGGCGGCCAGTTTTAATCATCGAAGACATCGTGGACACCGGTCACACCCTCCAATTCTTGAACAAGCTGTTTGCCAGCCGGGGCGCCAAGAGCATTGAAACCTGCTCCCTTCTGGACAAGCCGGCCCGCCGGGAAGTCGAAGTCAACGCTGATTATGTCGGCTTCGAGGTGCCAAACGAATTCATCGTTGGCTACGGCCTTGACTATGACGGCCTTTACCGCAACCTCCCCTACGTTGGAATCTTAAAACGCTCAGTTTATGAAAATTAAAAATGAAGTCTGTTGCACAGCAGTGTGTGGCAGGCTTCATTTTTATTACAAGTTTTGCTTAAAGAAACTATCAATCTTGCCAAACGGAATCTTATCCATTTGGTCATAAAGGTCCGTGTGGGTAGCGTTAGGTACCAATACTAATTCCTTGTTGTCACCCTTTAATTTTTTAAAGGTATCTTCCCCCATGTAGCGTGAGTGAGCCTTTTCACCATGAACGATCAAAACGGCATTCTTGATGTCTTCCGGGTGAACTAGGATCTGCGTATTCATCCAGGCTGGCTGACTCTGCAAAACCCAGCCTTCATTGGAGTTAACGGAACGCTTATGGTAACCGCGCTTGGTCTTGTAGTAAGCACTGTACTGCTTAACAAAGTCCGGTTGGTCATCAGGAGCCGGTTAATCGTCGCAGCCACCCGCCTTTGCCAAATCCTGCTGACTATATTCCTTGGTGCGTTGTTCCGCAATTTGCTTTTTGCTTGCATAACGTTCCTCAGCAGTTCACTGATCAAAGTAGCCCCAGGCACCAACCTGTGGCATATCATACATCGTCACTGCTGCCGTGGCCTTAATCCGGGGATTAATTGCCGCGGCGTTGAGCGAAATACCTCCCCAACCACAAATACCGATAATTCCGATTTTTTCTGGATCAACATTACTGAGGTTGCTTAAATAGTCCACTGCCGCTTGGTAGTCTTCAGTATTAATATCCAATGAAAAAACGTCGCGGACATCGCCACCACTTTCGCCAGTAAAGGATGGATCAAATGCAATCGTTAAATGCCCTTTTTCAGCCATTGTTTGCGCGTAAAGGCCACTTGATTGTTCTTTAACTGCTCCAAAGGGCCCTGCCACTGCTAATGCCGGTAATTTGCCCTCATAATTTTTAGGTGTGTACTGGTCAGCTGCCAGCGTAATTCCAAAGTGATTGGTGAAAGTGACCTTCTTGTGATCAACTTTATCGCTTTTAGGAAAAACCTTATCCCACTCTTGAGTTAAATGTAATTCTTGCATTGCTATTTCCTTTAATTATGGATTTCCATTGACTTAATAAATGCCGCTTATCTAATATTTTCTATTATATTGACCCTAACCTATAATCGGAAATACTTATATAATATCAATAACAATAGCTTTTAGTTATAGGAGGAAGTGAAATGGAATTAAGAGTACTGCGCTACTTTCTCGCCGTGGCTCAGAAACGGAACATCACTAAGGCCGCGCAGGAATTGCTTATCTCGCAGCCGACACTTTCTAAGCAACTGGCCGACCTGGAAGACGAACTCGGTGTCCAACTCTTTATTCGTGGACACCGGCAAATTACCCTAACGGATGAAGGAGAATATTTACAGACGCGAGCCAGGGAGATTACCCAGCTAGCCGAGCAAACCGCCTTAAACATTAAAGGTCAAGAAGTCATCAGCGGAACAATTTCAATTGGTGCTGGGGAAAGCATTGCCATGGAAAGGATTATGCGGGTCCTTAGTGAAATTATTAAAGACTATTCTGATGTCAAGGTTCGCTTAATCAGTGGCAACGCTGACGAAATGGAAACGGCCCTCCAACACGGAAGCATTGACTTCGCAGTGTTAATGGCAAATCGCTCGCTTGATAATTACCATCATCTTCAGATTCCCGAAAGCGACCGGTGGGGATTAGTGATGCGGAAAGATGATTCCCTCGCAAACAAAGCGGAGATCAGTCCTGAAGATCTTGCTGACCTTCCCCTTTTAATGTCAGAACAAGCGATTGAAGAACACCGTTTTCAAAGTTGGTGGGGTAACCTCGACAGAAAAATGAACATTATCGGAACCTATTCCCTGGTTTTTAACGCTCAATTAATGGTGGCCCAAGGGAGCGCCTACCTAGTTACTTTTGACCATCTGATTAATAATGCTAATAACAGTCAACTAACTTTCCGCCCCCTTGCACCTGCACTGACCGAAACTACCAATGTAATTTGGAAAAAGAATGTTACTCAATCTAAAGCCGCTCAGCTTTTCATAAAACGCCTCATGGCATCACTAGACACATACGCATAACATTATAAAAATGGTCTAACCGGATGTTAGATCTTTTTTTGTAGTTGACAGGTGAGTATTCACTCACTATAATAACCGCAAAGTCTAAGTGAGTGTTCACTCACCAAGGAGGTACAATTATGCAACACTTAATTGAGCTTGATCATTTAGCCAAGTCATTTGGTAACCGCGCTATCCTTCACGATATTAATTTAGCTGTCAACCGCGGGGAAATCGTTGGCCTGATTGGCCCATCTGGTTCCGGGAAAACCACGACTATCAAAACAATGCTGGGGATGGAAAAGGCAACTTCCGGTACCACCCTCGTTTCGGGTCAACAAATGCCTAATCGGCAGATTCTTGGGCAGATTGGTTACATGGCCCAATCGGATGCTCTATATGAAAGCCTATCGGCCCGGGAAAACCTAGAATTCTTTGGTGAAATGAAGGGCGTTACTGGTAAAAAATTAAAGCAGGAAATCGCCCATGTCAGTCAGGTGGTCGATTTAACAAGTGATCTTAACCAACGCGTCAGTGGCTATTCAGGTGGGATGAAGCGCCGCCTGTCACTAGCGATTGCCCTCCTCGGTCAGCCTGAATTATTAATTCTGGATGAGCCAACGGTCGGGATTGACCCCGCATTGCGGAGAAAGATCTGGAAAGAGCTAAAGACATTGCGCAATCAAGGTCAAAGTGTCCTAATTACTACCCATGTCATGGATGAGACCGAACTCACCGACCGGGTCGCCCTCTTATTGCATGGTGATGTCATTGCCTTTGCTTCGCCACAAGAATTGGAAAAGCAGTATGGAGTCCCGACAATTGAAGATGTCTTCTTAACGGCAGAAAAGGAGGAAGAACAAAATGAGAACCCTCGCCATCACTAAACGAATTTTGAAGGAACTGCTCCGGGATAAGCGAACCCTCGCTCTAATGTTTCTTGCGCCAATCTTGATTATGTGGTTGATGAACGTCATGTTCTCTGCTAATTCAAAGACGGATGTTGAAATTGCAACTGTCAACGTTAGCCAAACGATTCGCCACAACCTGGCTCAGGTTGATGGCGCTACAGTGACACCCACGAAAACGGTCCGCCAAGCCGAAGATAAACTTAAAAGTGACCATGTTGACGCGGTAATCGAATACCAAGA of Limosilactobacillus oris contains these proteins:
- a CDS encoding MarR family winged helix-turn-helix transcriptional regulator, with translation MTTATDEIYRAIQELRAAHENPRGSYEQQWLQHHLANENLQETVTRLSLVALHILSALEDAPLTGIELAQKIRVTRGGVTRAAQKLLEYDLVRANKRPDDQKKIYYSLTPQGRQVAAAHDEMHESIRTNIEAALLKKYSSQDLRLVASFLRDLQRLEGQFGKAGAE
- a CDS encoding FMN-dependent NADH-azoreductase, encoding MSTLLVIQAHPHTSNSLSLTVSQHFIDSYRQSHSNDQIIIRDLYAAGGVPPLNDVTMEAWRKQKFDEPMTGEEKALLKRHEEWLDEFINADKYVFVNPMYNHFLPAEMKQYLDLTAVAHKTFKYTSKGPVGLLEGKKALHIQAAGSEYHRSGKWGIVKFLVRKALGIQSKESCALQDLGDTYLTNMMKFYSIKDVTKLFIEGADAHHDQRAAILKQALTQAETLAQHF
- the hpt gene encoding hypoxanthine phosphoribosyltransferase; translation: MNNDIEQVLYSQEEVNQRIDELAAILTAKYQGEFPVVVPVMTGAMMFATELMKRLPFKLNIDYVDVSSYEDNSQSSGRVRLLRDLSHDVNGRPVLIIEDIVDTGHTLQFLNKLFASRGAKSIETCSLLDKPARREVEVNADYVGFEVPNEFIVGYGLDYDGLYRNLPYVGILKRSVYEN
- a CDS encoding LysR family transcriptional regulator translates to MELRVLRYFLAVAQKRNITKAAQELLISQPTLSKQLADLEDELGVQLFIRGHRQITLTDEGEYLQTRAREITQLAEQTALNIKGQEVISGTISIGAGESIAMERIMRVLSEIIKDYSDVKVRLISGNADEMETALQHGSIDFAVLMANRSLDNYHHLQIPESDRWGLVMRKDDSLANKAEISPEDLADLPLLMSEQAIEEHRFQSWWGNLDRKMNIIGTYSLVFNAQLMVAQGSAYLVTFDHLINNANNSQLTFRPLAPALTETTNVIWKKNVTQSKAAQLFIKRLMASLDTYA
- a CDS encoding ABC transporter ATP-binding protein, giving the protein MQHLIELDHLAKSFGNRAILHDINLAVNRGEIVGLIGPSGSGKTTTIKTMLGMEKATSGTTLVSGQQMPNRQILGQIGYMAQSDALYESLSARENLEFFGEMKGVTGKKLKQEIAHVSQVVDLTSDLNQRVSGYSGGMKRRLSLAIALLGQPELLILDEPTVGIDPALRRKIWKELKTLRNQGQSVLITTHVMDETELTDRVALLLHGDVIAFASPQELEKQYGVPTIEDVFLTAEKEEEQNENPRHH